One Spinacia oleracea cultivar Varoflay chromosome 4, BTI_SOV_V1, whole genome shotgun sequence DNA segment encodes these proteins:
- the LOC130471412 gene encoding uncharacterized protein: MVVQDVVRHYGRKGVKPSCLMKIDLQKAYDTVDWQFLREMMEYLEFPVQFVNIVMECVTTPMFSLMINGSMHGFFKSQRGLRQGDPISPLLFVICMEYLSRILQKMSALSQFQFHPRCKEVRLTHLCFADDLILCCKGEYPSIYLLLQAFKLFSNSSGLKANHQKSSIYCHGMSDGDVQRVVDASGFVRSTLPFKYLGVRICSKKISAAQCGVLVDKMITRIKIWSSRNLSYTSRMQLVNSVVLSLHMYWTQIYVLPKSVLQDIVKICRAFLLSGHAYSSKPSSIVWERICCDKQSGGLGFRDVLLWNIASIGKYVWALATKQDNVWIKWVTSVYLKDGEWWDYQPNNTASWYWKQVCSTKEKLKLVFTEAEFGAMSKYSVKQVYNKLAGNRPKVHWDRLVWNRLNTPKHRFISWLAIQSRLQTTAKMAKIGISSSASWLICGQKDEDHHHLFFDCSYSKQCLVAMKAWLGINTTAVDLHQLYRSIKHGRHSKFRKQVYYAAIVALVYLIWRCRNTSLWDQLVPAVKVTVGTLKQTVKSRIQAILPKYVNRKDNSWFVSL, translated from the coding sequence ATGGTAGTGCAGGACGTAGTGAGGCACTATGGTAGGAAAGGAGTGAAACCTAGTTGTCTGATGAAGATAGACTTGCAGAAAGCCTATGATACTGTGGATTGGCAGTTTCTGAGAGAAATGATGGAATACTTGGAGTTTCCAGTGCAGTTTGTTAATATAGTAATGGAATGTGTCACTACACCTATGTTTTCTTTGATGATCAATGGCTCAATGCATGGTTTTTTCAAATCCCAGAGAGGTTTGAGACAGGGTGATCCCATCTCCCCTCTTCTTTTTGTTATCTGCATGGAGTATTTGTCAAGGATATTGCAGAAGATGAGTGCCTTGTCACAGTTTCAGTTTCATCCTAGATGCAAAGAGGTTAGGCTCACTCACCTATGCTTTGCTGATGATTTGATTCTGTGCTGCAAAGGTGAATATCCTTCAATTTATCTGCTCTTGCAAGCTTTTAAGTTGTTTTCTAACTCTTCTGGTTTGAAAGCCAATCATCAGAAATCATCCATATATTGTCATGGAATGTCTGATGGTGATGTTCAGAGGGTAGTGGATGCTTCTGGTTTTGTCAGAAGCACCTTACCATTTAAATATTTGGGAGTTCGCATCTGTTCCAAAAAGATTTCTGCAGCTCAGTGTGGGGTTTTGGTGGATAAGATGATTACTAGGATAAAAATATGGAGTTCTAGGAACCTTTCCTACACATCTAGAATGCAGTTAGTTAATTCTGTCGTGCTTAGCTTGCATATGTACTGGACTCAGATATATGTGCTCCCAAAGAGTGTTCTTCAAGATATTGTGAAGATTTGCAGGGCTTTCCTTTTGAGTGGCCATGCTTACAGTAGTAAACCAAGCAGCATTGTCTGGGAAAGAATTTGTTGTGACAAGCAGAGTGGTGGATTGGGATTTAGAGATGTCCTGTTATGGAATATTGCTAGTATAGGCAAATATGTTTGGGCTTTGGCCACTAAACAGGACAATGTCTGGATTAAGTGGGTTACCTCAGTTTACTTAAAGGATGGGGAATGGTGGGATTATCAGCCTAACAATACAGCTAGCTGGTATTGGAAACAGGTATGCAGTACTAAAGAGAAGCTCAAACTGGTGTTTACTGAAGCAGAATTTGGTGCAATGTCTAAATATTCTGTGAAGCAAGTCTATAACAAGCTGGCAGGTAATAGACCTAAGGTCCATTGGGACAGATTGGTGTGGAATAGGCTTAATACCCCAAAGCACAGGTTTATTTCTTGGCTAGCAATCCAATCCAGGTTGCAAACTACAGCTAAAATGGCTAAAATTGGTATCAGCAGCTCTGCAAGTTGGTTAATTTGTGGACAGAAGGATGAGGATCATCaccatcttttctttgattGTTCCTACAGCAAGCAATGTTTGGTTGCAATGAAGGCATGGTTGGGAATTAACACTACTGCTGTTGATTTACATCAGTTATATAGAAGCATCAAGCATGGAAGACACTCTAAATTCAGAAAGCAGGTATACTATGCAGCAATTGTGGCACTGGTGTACTTAATCTGGAGATGCAGGAACACTAGTCTATGGGATCAGTTGGTTCCTGCTGTTAAAGTTACAGTTGGTACTTTGAAGCAAACTGTGAAGAGTAGAATTCAAGCAATCTTGCCTAAATATGTAAACAGGAAAGACAATAGTTGGTTTGTGAGCTTATAA